A genomic stretch from Scheffersomyces stipitis CBS 6054 chromosome 6, complete sequence includes:
- the DUR3.2 gene encoding Urea active transport protein (go_component membrane~go_function transporter activity~go_process transport), with amino-acid sequence MAESLLNEGYGYGFVLGLGAAFALIMSIITKVLSKYGGQVQNSERFSTASRNVNSGLIASSTVSAWTWPATLLSAGTWSYSHGIMGGFMYGIGGTIQITLFVFLAIQIKLRAPSAHTVSECFSIRYGKAGHCVFLCYCIATNILVSSLLLLGGSQAFSATTGMHAVAASFLLPLGVMVYTALGGLKATFMSDWIHTVVIYVILMVSCFTIYCSSSLIGSPSRMYDLLREVQEQFPSETGTSYLSFRDKEMMLLTWTVMLGGLSSVFGDPGYSQRAIASDAKSVFQGYIMGGICWWIIPAALGSSAGLACRALLTNPASVTYPRALSTSEVDSALPVIYGLTAIFGRSGAAAGLVMVFMSVTSATSAELIAFSSVTTYDVYRTYINPSATGVQLVRVGHIAVIGFSLFMAVLSTIFNYVGVTSGWLLSFVGIVLSPEVSAVLLTLFWNKMTKTALIIGAPLGTISGIACWIGATYSFANGVVDKNSVMMSEATFVGNIVALASTPIYIFLISFLYPEKSFDLASYNRIELGDDLDEEEKMALIVDTSDKRTLRIQSWWCLGINVFILFGCYIIIPCALYGSGHDLSKKSFTALIVVLLIWLVLAASYIIIFPLWQGREAIRLIIKSMLEQDEYQTESLDGLDVVPKQQRIAVGESSTRT; translated from the exons ATGGCTGAATCTTTGCTCAACGAAGGCTATGGCTACGGCTTCGTTCTTGGCCTTGGTGCCGCATTCGCACTTATAATGTCAATCATCACTAAGGTGTTATCCAAATATGGGGGCCAGGTTCAAAATTCCGAAAGATTCTCAACTGCATCCAGAAATGTCAACTCAGGTTTAATCGCCTCAAGCACAGTTTCTGCTTGGACTTGGCCAGCTACTCTACTCTCAGCTGGAACATGGAGTTATTCTCATGGTATCATGGGTGGATTCATGTATGGTATTGGGGGAACTATTCAAATTACTTTGTTTGTCTTCTTAGCAATTCAAATTAAACTCAGAGCCCCGTCAGCACACACTGTATCAGAATGTTTTTCGATAAGATATGGTAAGGCAGGTCACTGTGTATTTCTTTGCTACTGCATTGCTACCAACATTTTGGTGTcctctcttcttctacttggagGTTCGCAAGCTTTTTCCGCTACCACAGGCATGCATGCAGTTGCTGCAAGTTTCCTTTTGCCTCTAGGAGTAATGGTGTATACTGCTCTTGGTGGATTGAAGGCTACATTTATGTCCGATTGGATCCACACTGTCGTTATATATGTAATTTTAATGGTTTCTTGTTTTACTATTTATTGCAGCTCAAGTCTAATTGGCTCTCCATCAAGAATGTATGATCTCTTAAGAGAGGTTCAGGAACAGTTTCCCTCAGAAACTGGTACAAGTTATCTATCATTCAGAGACAAGGAAATGATGCTTTTGACTTGGACAGTTATGCTTGGAGGACTTAGCTCAGTTTTTGGTGACCCTGGGTATTCTCAGCGAGCAATCGCGTCTGACGCCAAAAGTGTGTTCCAAGGATATATAATGGGTGGTATCTGTTGGTGGATCATTCCTGCAGCTCTTGGATCATCGGCAGGTCTTGCATGCAGAGCATTATTAACCAACCCTGCTTCGGTTACATATCCGAGGGCACTTTCCACTTCCGAAGTAGACTCGGCTTTGCCAGTTATCTACGGTTTGACTGCAATTTTTGGTCGGAGTGGTGCAGCCGCAGGTTTAGTTATGGTATTTATGTCAGTTACTTcagcaacttcagcagaatTAATTGCATTTTCATCTGTCACTACCTATGACGTTTACAGAACTTACATCAATCCTTCTGCAACAGGAGTGCAGTTAGTTAGGGTTGGTCACATCGCTGTAATTGGATTCAGTTTATTCATGGCTGTTTTGTCTACTATTTTCAACTATGTCGGAGTTACTTCGGGTTGGCTATTGAGTTTCGTTGGTATTGTTCTTTCTCCAGAAGTCAGTGCTGTATTGTTGACCTTATTCTGGAATAAAATGACAAAGACGGCATTGATAATAGGGGCTCCTTTGGGCACTATTTCAGGTATCGCATGTTGGATTGGAGCTACATATTCATTTGCTAATGGAGTCGTTGATAAAAACAGTGTAATGATGAGCGAGGCAACCTTCGTGGGAAACATTGTGGCTTTAGCCTCAACTCCAATTTATATTTTTCTCATTAGTTTCCTTTATCCGGAAAAATCGTTTGATCTAGCATCATATAATCGGATTGAGCTAGGTGAtgatcttgatgaagaggaaaaaaTGGCACTTATTGTGGATACGAGCGACAAGAGAACACTTAGGATACAATCGTGGTGGTGTTTGGGTATCAACGTCTTCATATTATTTGGTTGTTACATAATAATTCCTTGTGCATTGTATGGAAGTGGCCATGATCTAAGTAAAAAATCATTCACAGCACTAATTGTTGTACTACTCATATGGTTGGTGTTAGCAGCATCatatattattattttcCCACTATGGCAAGGTAGAGAAGCAATCAGGTTGATTATAAAGAGCATGCTTGAGCAGGATGAATATCAAACTGAAAGTTTGGATGGCTTAGATG TTGTACCAAAGCAGCAAAGAATTGCAGTAGGTGAAAGCCTGACCAGAACGTAG
- the AMD2 gene encoding Acetamidase (go_function amidase activity) codes for MIAQEVNDWKLAAELKKQSLISSIPEKWRIADIKTQMKNAGYVNPHLFLDSILPKDEVIITNKHLHELRVLIKKGTLSAYSVTEAFCHRSALAHQLLNCCIEIFYVEALEKAQKLDDYFAVTGDVKGPLHGIPISLKDQVDLPGKDSSIGYVGLLGQPAGQIALMAKVLEDMGAVFYVKTAVPMAMMLPETYSNLHGYTFNGVNINLSPGGSSGGEGSLIGAGGSCMGFGTDIGGSIRIPSAFQGLYSLKPSVGRFSYSGVTNSYSGQEVVPSVIGPMSTSLKDIQIITELIVASETWNNDPKVMPIPWRDMSHLKDTPLTIGIWRFDGAVMPHPPIQRALRQVEAHLKEKGHKIVELTFPLQSQILSTISRVFGADAAYDVESICAISGEPIVPTVKEMIQCDDINEPITVNEWWNLADEVYGLKKQFYEYWKDNSLDAILAPVWPSTASLPYGQPTINYTAPFNLCDCCSVVVPITNVDRLIDEIDTSYVPINPADNHMYQSYDPDLFDKMPVCLQVVTKKLEEEKALVVASIIDEIHN; via the coding sequence atgATTGCACAAGAAGTAAATGACTGGAAGTTAGCCGCAGAGTTAAAGAAACAATCCTTAATCCTGTCCATTCctgaaaaatggagaatTGCTGACATCAAGACTCAGATGAAAAATGCTGGATATGTAAACCCTCATTTATTCTTGGATTCGATTTTACCTAAGGACGAGGTTATCATTACCAATAAACATCTTCATGAACTAAGAGTTCTAATAAAAAAGGGCACTCTTTCTGCGTACTCTGTAACCGAAGCGTTCTGTCATCGATCAGCTTTGGCACACCAGCTACTCAATTGTTGCATTGAGATCTTCTATGTCGAAGCTTTGGAAAAGGCACAGAAGTTGGACGATTACTTTGCAGTAACAGGTGATGTCAAGGGTCCCTTGCATGGGATTCCTATCTCCTTGAAAGACCAGGTAGACTTACCAGGCAAAGATTCGTCTATTGGTTATGTTGGACTCCTAGGCCAGCCAGCAGGACAAATTGCACTTATGGCCAAAGTCCTTGAAGATATGGGAGCTGTGTTCTACGTGAAAACTGCAGTCCCTATGGCTATGATGCTACCAGAGACTTACTCAAACCTACATGGATACACATTCAATGGGGTGAATATTAACCTATCACCTGGAGGGAGTTCCGGGGGTGAAGGCTCATTGATTGGAGCTGGTGGGTCATGTATGGGCTTCGGTACAGATATTGGGGGAAGCATCAGAATTCCTTCTGCCTTTCAGGGCCTATACTCTTTAAAGCCTTCTGTTGGGAGGTTTTCATATCTGGGTGTCACTAATTCTTATTCAGGACAAGAAGTCGTTCCGTCGGTCATTGGTCCAATGTCTACTTCTCTCAAAGATATACAAATCATCACAGAATTAATTGTTGCAAGTGAAACATGGAACAATGACCCAAAAGTGATGCCTATACCTTGGAGAGATATGTCTCACCTCAAAGACACACCTTTAACCATTGGTATCTGGAGATTTGATGGAGCCGTCATGCCTCATCCACCTATTCAGAGAGCTCTTAGACAGGTTGAAGCAcacttgaaagaaaaggGTCAcaagattgttgaattaACTTTCCCATTGCAGTCACAAATACTTTCTACTATTAGTAGAGTATTTGGAGCAGATGCAGCATATGATGTTGAAAGTATATGTGCCATCAGTGGAGAGCCAATAGTACCAACAGTGAAAGAAATGATCCAATGTGATGATATCAATGAACCAATTACGGTTAACGAATGGTGGAACCTTGCTGACGAGGTGTATggattgaagaagcagtttTATGAATATTGGAAAGATAATTCTTTGGATGCTATCTTGGCTCCGGTTTGGCCATCGACGGCCAGTTTACCTTATGGACAACCTACTATTAACTACACAGCTCCTTTCAACTTATGCGATTGCTGCTCTGTAGTGGTCCCGATAACAAATGTGGATCGACTTATTGACGAGATTGATACTTCTTATGTGCCAATTAATCCCGCTGACAATCACATGTATCAGTCATACGATCCAGATTTATTTGACAAGATGCCCGTATGTCTTCAAGTGGTCACTAAGaagttagaagaagagaaggcACTCGTAGTAGCATCAATTATCGATGAGATAcacaattga